Proteins encoded within one genomic window of Microbacterium sp. zg-B185:
- a CDS encoding TetR/AcrR family transcriptional regulator, which yields MSETPSPSAARTPVVAAALELFERQGFEATSVEQIARAAGVSRSTFFRQFGGKEDVVFADHEVLLDELREWLGEGHDDPWAAVCQASERVFRHFAAEPAVARRRYTVVRQVPALREREIVTVFRYERLFDDYLRAAIPGLDPLDAVGFSALVAAVHNHVLRQLLRGARVRVGVLRNALDDVRRRYGVHPDGSGSAPDDVVVAVFPRRMPPAELTRRLRGRLESPR from the coding sequence ATGAGCGAGACTCCGTCACCGTCGGCCGCGCGGACGCCGGTCGTGGCGGCGGCGTTGGAACTGTTCGAACGCCAGGGATTCGAAGCGACCTCCGTCGAGCAGATCGCGCGCGCCGCAGGCGTGTCGCGCAGCACGTTCTTCCGGCAGTTCGGCGGCAAGGAGGACGTGGTCTTCGCCGACCATGAAGTCCTCCTGGACGAACTGCGCGAGTGGCTGGGCGAAGGACACGACGACCCGTGGGCCGCGGTCTGCCAGGCCTCCGAGCGGGTGTTCCGCCATTTCGCCGCGGAGCCCGCCGTGGCGCGCCGCCGCTACACGGTGGTGCGCCAGGTTCCTGCGCTCCGCGAGCGCGAGATCGTCACGGTCTTCCGATACGAGCGCCTTTTCGACGACTACCTGCGCGCAGCGATTCCCGGGCTGGACCCGCTCGATGCGGTGGGCTTCTCCGCTCTGGTGGCGGCGGTGCACAATCACGTGCTGCGGCAGCTGCTCAGGGGCGCGCGCGTGCGTGTCGGCGTGCTGCGCAACGCGCTGGATGACGTGCGCCGGCGCTACGGGGTGCACCCGGACGGATCCGGCTCTGCGCCTGACGACGTCGTGGTGGCGGTGTTCCCCCGGCGGATGCCGCCCGCCGAGCTGACGAGGCGGCTGCGCGGCCGCCTGGAGTCCCCGCGCTGA
- a CDS encoding acyl-CoA dehydrogenase family protein — protein sequence MSHTPRPGERTAGYDVSDRLDTDYYAVFDDVPAADRAVWDRARAFVEEVLPRMDGLWDRGEYDLDLARRMGELDLFTDGLVHEGLSHSSPLAAGLVNMEISRGDGSLGTILAVQGGLALRSLALFGSDTQKSHWLEPIARGEVLAAFALTEPDHGSDSVSLETEARRDGDSWILNGAKKWIGNGSSGGVTVVWARVADSSDPDHDGKVRAFLVAQDTPGYDGRPILGKASLRAIHQAHITMTDLRVPLDSVLPGTHSFKDASTVLYSTRSGVAWSALGHATACYEAALSYAQQRVQFGKPLVRFQMIQERLTQMLDELTAMQLFCRRMADLETVGRLRPTQASLAKYHNTSAARRVAAIARDLLGGNGILLENRVMQHMADIEAIHTYEGTESVQALLIGRDITGVGAFA from the coding sequence ATGAGCCACACTCCCCGCCCCGGTGAGCGCACCGCCGGCTACGACGTCTCGGACCGGCTCGACACCGACTACTACGCGGTCTTCGACGACGTCCCCGCCGCCGACCGTGCGGTGTGGGACCGCGCCCGGGCTTTCGTCGAGGAGGTGCTTCCCCGAATGGACGGGCTGTGGGATCGCGGCGAGTACGACCTCGACCTGGCGCGGCGGATGGGCGAGCTCGACCTGTTCACCGACGGGCTCGTGCACGAAGGCCTCAGCCATTCCTCCCCGCTGGCGGCCGGTCTGGTGAACATGGAGATCTCGCGCGGCGACGGCTCCCTGGGCACGATCCTCGCCGTGCAGGGCGGGCTCGCGCTGCGCTCGCTCGCGCTCTTCGGCAGTGACACGCAGAAGTCGCACTGGCTCGAGCCGATCGCCCGCGGAGAGGTGCTCGCCGCATTCGCCCTGACCGAGCCGGACCACGGATCCGATTCCGTCTCGCTCGAGACCGAGGCGCGGCGGGACGGCGATTCGTGGATTCTCAACGGTGCGAAGAAGTGGATCGGCAACGGCTCTTCCGGCGGGGTCACGGTCGTCTGGGCGCGCGTGGCCGACTCGTCCGACCCCGACCACGACGGAAAGGTGCGGGCCTTCCTCGTCGCGCAGGACACGCCGGGATACGACGGCCGGCCGATCCTGGGCAAGGCGTCCCTGCGGGCGATCCACCAGGCGCACATCACGATGACCGACCTGCGGGTCCCGCTGGATTCGGTGCTGCCCGGTACGCACTCCTTCAAGGATGCCTCGACGGTGCTGTACTCGACCCGCTCGGGTGTCGCGTGGTCGGCCCTCGGACATGCCACCGCCTGCTATGAGGCCGCACTGTCGTACGCGCAGCAGCGGGTCCAGTTCGGCAAGCCCCTCGTCCGCTTCCAGATGATCCAGGAGCGCCTCACCCAGATGCTCGACGAGTTGACGGCGATGCAGCTGTTCTGTCGTCGCATGGCCGATCTGGAAACGGTCGGGCGGCTGCGGCCCACCCAGGCGTCGCTGGCGAAGTACCACAACACCAGCGCCGCGCGCCGGGTCGCGGCGATCGCCCGCGACCTGCTCGGCGGCAACGGCATCCTTCTGGAGAACCGCGTCATGCAGCACATGGCCGATATCGAGGCGATCCACACGTACGAGGGCACCGAGTCGGTGCAGGCCCTGCTCATCGGCCGCGACATCACGGGGGTGGGCGCGTTCGCCTGA
- a CDS encoding VOC family protein: MATKLGNITFYADDPPELARFWAGVFGYRALTWKEPLKSELLASGLTDADLASRAVVEDPDGIGPRLFFHHASEPKSGRNRLHLDISATPGRRPTAEELEAEKDRLLGLGASVVRLIDQSWGPWPEHYYQMRDPEGNEFCLQ, translated from the coding sequence ATGGCAACGAAGCTCGGCAACATCACCTTCTACGCGGATGACCCGCCGGAACTCGCCCGGTTCTGGGCCGGAGTGTTCGGCTACCGCGCGCTCACGTGGAAGGAACCGCTCAAGAGCGAGCTGCTCGCGTCGGGGCTGACCGACGCAGATCTGGCCAGCCGCGCGGTCGTGGAGGATCCCGACGGCATCGGGCCGCGTCTGTTCTTCCACCATGCCTCCGAGCCGAAGTCCGGGCGCAACCGGCTCCACCTCGACATCAGTGCCACGCCGGGGCGCAGGCCGACCGCAGAGGAACTCGAGGCCGAGAAGGATCGTCTTCTCGGGCTCGGCGCCTCGGTCGTGCGGCTCATCGACCAGAGCTGGGGGCCGTGGCCCGAGCACTACTACCAGATGCGTGATCCGGAGGGCAACGAGTTCTGCCTGCAGTGA
- a CDS encoding sulfite exporter TauE/SafE family protein — translation MSPLGLGILAIAAACAGIINTVVGSGTLITFPTLLALGVPPVIANMTNTVGLAIGNIGGVIGYRRELAGQLRTVMPLAAVTAVGAVVGALALLALPAGVFSVVAPVLVLIGCLLVGIQPLLRRSGERDRAPAPGWLRFPLTAVTGVYGGYFGAAQGVLIVGCLELTMTEHIQRINAIKNVLQTLAGGVATVVFLFTATLPWVAVVTIAVGSLGGALIGASIGRRLPAWLLRVLIIVIGVVAVIFLVW, via the coding sequence ATGAGCCCTCTGGGACTCGGCATTCTCGCGATCGCCGCCGCCTGTGCAGGCATCATCAACACCGTCGTCGGGTCGGGGACCCTGATCACCTTCCCCACGCTTCTGGCGCTGGGCGTCCCGCCGGTCATCGCCAACATGACCAACACGGTGGGCCTGGCGATCGGGAACATCGGCGGCGTCATCGGCTACCGCCGCGAACTCGCCGGGCAGCTACGCACGGTGATGCCCCTGGCTGCGGTGACCGCGGTCGGCGCCGTCGTCGGGGCGCTCGCGCTCCTCGCGCTGCCGGCCGGCGTGTTCTCCGTCGTCGCGCCGGTGCTGGTCCTGATCGGGTGCCTGCTCGTCGGCATCCAGCCCCTCCTGCGCCGCAGCGGCGAGCGCGACCGGGCACCGGCGCCGGGGTGGCTGCGCTTCCCGCTGACCGCGGTGACGGGTGTGTACGGCGGCTACTTCGGGGCGGCGCAGGGCGTGCTGATCGTCGGCTGCCTGGAGCTGACCATGACGGAGCACATTCAGCGCATCAACGCGATCAAGAACGTACTCCAGACTCTCGCCGGCGGTGTGGCGACGGTGGTCTTCCTCTTCACCGCCACCCTGCCGTGGGTCGCCGTGGTGACGATCGCCGTCGGCTCGCTCGGCGGCGCCTTGATCGGGGCGTCGATCGGCCGCCGCCTGCCGGCCTGGCTGCTGCGTGTCCTCATCATCGTGATCGGCGTCGTCGCGGTGATCTTCCTCGTCTGGTGA
- a CDS encoding FadR/GntR family transcriptional regulator translates to MSTNGWASLGGVPRIATSSAIAARILELIESGEVGAGAALPPERDLATQLGVSRTTVREAIHELTLKGVVRRRQGSGTVLLSASDTAVSLLRDMSESERDATEVIDFRTTFEPQIAGLAAGRRTGSDLLLLAGHCDFEAEAVSTEESLERDQRFHEAIAAATHNHLIVALSRATSEWVSDFRRISHASPTGRATSLTGHRAILAAIDAGDSDEAARRMREHVTIVGRF, encoded by the coding sequence GTGTCAACCAACGGATGGGCCTCGCTCGGCGGGGTGCCGCGCATCGCGACCTCGAGCGCCATCGCCGCACGAATCCTGGAGCTCATCGAGAGCGGCGAGGTCGGCGCGGGCGCTGCCCTGCCGCCCGAGCGCGACCTGGCGACGCAGCTCGGCGTCTCGCGCACGACCGTCCGCGAAGCCATCCACGAGCTGACGCTCAAGGGGGTCGTCCGGAGACGACAGGGGTCGGGCACCGTGCTCCTGAGCGCATCAGACACCGCCGTCTCCCTGCTGCGCGACATGTCCGAATCCGAGCGGGACGCCACGGAGGTCATCGACTTCCGCACGACCTTCGAGCCCCAGATCGCCGGCCTCGCCGCGGGACGCCGGACCGGCAGCGACCTGCTGCTGCTGGCCGGCCACTGCGACTTCGAGGCTGAAGCCGTATCCACGGAGGAGTCCCTCGAGCGCGACCAGCGCTTCCACGAGGCCATCGCCGCGGCAACGCACAACCATCTCATCGTCGCGCTCAGCCGTGCGACGTCGGAATGGGTCAGCGACTTCCGTCGCATCTCCCATGCGAGTCCCACAGGACGCGCTACTTCGCTGACCGGTCACCGCGCCATCCTTGCGGCGATCGACGCCGGCGATTCCGACGAAGCTGCTCGCCGCATGCGCGAGCACGTCACCATCGTCGGCCGTTTCTGA
- a CDS encoding transporter substrate-binding domain-containing protein: protein MKSLRPLLAVGILTAATVALTACGGSSDAGIAPASPANTADVNYHTASGEPVEELVAQLPASVTEAGKLVIATDATIGEPFGSYAEDGVTMVGVAPELAFAFGDALGLDVELRQVVFANLIPGLSAERYDFSVAPMLDTAERQEQVDFVDFLRGGSQFIVARDNADAPQDLTPDTACGLAIGVAAGSVEEITLTEQNAQCADPIEIMAFKTNNEGVLALTSGRIAAYGTAAAQAGYIAQTDDQRLTLSGAPFRGGLSGMAFPKDSDLLPVVQAAFQSFIDASTYQEILAGYGLEQLAVPMAGTNNEAME, encoded by the coding sequence ATGAAGTCTCTGCGTCCCCTCCTGGCCGTCGGCATCCTGACCGCGGCGACCGTCGCCCTCACCGCGTGCGGCGGCTCGTCCGACGCCGGCATCGCACCGGCGAGCCCGGCCAACACCGCCGACGTGAACTACCACACCGCCTCCGGCGAGCCCGTCGAGGAGCTGGTCGCGCAGCTTCCTGCGTCCGTCACCGAAGCAGGCAAGCTCGTCATCGCGACGGATGCCACGATCGGCGAACCGTTCGGCTCCTACGCCGAAGACGGCGTCACGATGGTCGGCGTCGCCCCCGAACTGGCGTTCGCCTTCGGCGACGCCCTCGGCCTCGACGTCGAACTGCGTCAGGTCGTGTTCGCGAACCTCATCCCGGGCCTGTCCGCCGAGCGTTACGACTTCTCGGTCGCCCCCATGCTCGACACGGCCGAGCGACAGGAGCAGGTCGACTTCGTCGACTTCCTGCGCGGCGGTTCGCAGTTCATCGTCGCCCGCGACAACGCCGATGCCCCGCAGGATCTGACGCCCGATACCGCCTGCGGCCTCGCGATCGGTGTCGCGGCGGGCTCGGTCGAGGAGATCACGCTCACCGAGCAGAACGCCCAGTGCGCCGACCCCATCGAGATCATGGCGTTCAAGACCAACAACGAGGGCGTCCTCGCGCTGACGAGCGGCCGGATCGCTGCCTACGGCACCGCGGCCGCCCAGGCCGGCTACATCGCCCAGACGGACGACCAGCGCCTGACGCTGAGCGGCGCGCCGTTCCGCGGAGGCCTGTCGGGCATGGCGTTCCCCAAGGACAGCGATCTGCTCCCGGTGGTCCAGGCGGCGTTCCAGTCCTTCATCGATGCCAGCACGTACCAGGAGATCCTCGCCGGCTACGGCCTGGAGCAGCTCGCCGTCCCGATGGCCGGGACGAACAACGAGGCCATGGAATGA
- a CDS encoding amino acid ABC transporter permease: MTHLDARAAQPPALDGVTDYRIIGRPRPLMWVATAVVIALAAMVLHSIVTNPRFEWDVVATYFFSTSVLNGLWKTIELTVVSMVIGIVIGLVIALMRISSSRVLNAVAGVYVWFFRGTPLLVQLVLLYNISALYPSISIGIPFGPTFFEGSVNQIVTPYVVAVAALALNEAAYMAEIIRGGLLSVDHGQLEASRALGMSGSRAMRRIVLPQAMRFIIPPTGNEVLSLLKSTSLVSVIALPELLYSVQVVYSRTFETIPLLMVATIWYLIVTSILMVGQQLLERFYARGSSRASGAGSLQRLTGIRFRRRATSATQTGEQR, translated from the coding sequence ATGACACACCTCGACGCGCGGGCGGCCCAGCCGCCCGCGCTCGACGGCGTCACCGACTACCGCATCATCGGCCGCCCTCGGCCACTGATGTGGGTCGCGACCGCCGTCGTCATCGCCCTCGCGGCCATGGTCCTCCACTCGATCGTGACGAACCCCCGGTTCGAATGGGACGTCGTCGCAACCTACTTCTTCTCCACCTCCGTGCTGAACGGATTGTGGAAGACGATCGAGCTCACCGTCGTCTCCATGGTCATCGGCATCGTCATCGGCCTGGTGATCGCGCTGATGCGCATCTCGAGCAGCCGCGTCCTGAACGCGGTTGCGGGAGTCTACGTCTGGTTCTTCCGCGGCACGCCTCTCCTGGTGCAGCTGGTCCTCCTCTACAACATCTCGGCGCTCTACCCGTCGATCTCGATCGGCATCCCCTTCGGACCGACGTTCTTCGAAGGCAGCGTCAACCAGATCGTCACCCCGTACGTCGTCGCCGTCGCCGCGCTGGCGCTGAACGAGGCGGCCTACATGGCGGAGATCATCCGCGGCGGCCTGCTCTCCGTCGACCACGGCCAGCTCGAAGCATCTCGCGCCCTGGGCATGAGCGGCTCTCGGGCGATGCGCCGCATCGTGCTCCCGCAGGCCATGCGCTTCATCATCCCGCCCACCGGCAACGAAGTGCTCTCCCTGCTGAAGTCGACCTCGCTCGTGTCGGTGATCGCTCTGCCCGAGCTCCTCTACTCCGTGCAGGTCGTCTACAGCCGCACGTTCGAGACCATCCCGCTGTTGATGGTCGCGACCATCTGGTACCTGATCGTCACCTCGATCCTGATGGTCGGCCAGCAGCTCCTGGAGCGCTTCTACGCGCGCGGCAGCAGCCGCGCATCCGGCGCCGGTTCGCTGCAGCGGCTCACCGGCATCCGGTTCCGCCGTCGTGCGACGTCGGCAACCCAGACGGGAGAACAGCGATGA
- a CDS encoding amino acid ABC transporter ATP-binding protein → MSFLSVRDVRKSFGGLEVLKGVSLEMDRGQVVCVIGPSGSGKSTFLRCINRLETIDEGLIAIDGDPIGSVVRGGRLHEAPERVVRAQREQIGMVFQSFNLFPHMSVLENIIEAPIGVRKEKRSAAVSHARALLERVGLAEKRDAYPKQLSGGQQQRVAIARALAMRPKLLLFDEPTSALDPEMVGEVLGVMRALATDETTMIVVTHEMGFAREVGDHLVFMDSGVVVEEGDPKQIMAAPQHPRTKAFLDSVL, encoded by the coding sequence ATGAGCTTTCTCAGCGTGCGCGACGTGCGCAAGAGCTTCGGCGGCCTCGAGGTGCTCAAGGGCGTCTCGCTCGAGATGGACCGTGGGCAGGTCGTCTGCGTGATCGGTCCCAGCGGATCGGGCAAGAGCACGTTCCTGCGCTGCATCAATCGCCTCGAGACGATCGACGAAGGTCTCATCGCCATCGACGGGGACCCCATCGGCTCCGTCGTGCGCGGCGGTCGCCTGCACGAGGCGCCCGAGCGCGTCGTGCGCGCTCAGCGCGAGCAGATCGGCATGGTGTTCCAGTCGTTCAACCTGTTCCCGCACATGAGCGTCCTGGAGAACATCATCGAGGCGCCCATCGGCGTGCGGAAGGAGAAGCGCTCCGCAGCCGTCAGCCACGCCCGCGCGCTGCTCGAGCGCGTCGGCCTCGCGGAGAAGCGCGACGCCTATCCCAAGCAGCTGTCCGGAGGCCAGCAGCAGCGCGTGGCGATCGCGCGCGCCCTGGCGATGCGCCCCAAGCTCCTCCTGTTCGATGAGCCCACGAGCGCGCTGGACCCCGAGATGGTCGGCGAGGTGCTGGGTGTGATGCGTGCCCTCGCCACCGACGAGACGACGATGATCGTCGTCACCCACGAGATGGGCTTCGCGCGCGAGGTCGGCGATCACCTGGTCTTCATGGACAGCGGCGTGGTCGTCGAAGAAGGCGATCCGAAGCAGATCATGGCAGCGCCGCAGCACCCGCGGACGAAGGCCTTCCTCGACAGCGTCCTGTGA
- a CDS encoding M28 family peptidase, translated as MTDIRDIIGDIWLSRDLPADLAAICDTGGRVAGTASEAAAQQYLESRARELGGEYAEQTFTVSGLRSEGHTVRVSATGRELESYPLLNCAPVDATVPVIDLGRGTPADFEGARELIPGHAVLVRHEFPFSTNHVHRSVKLALAREYGATAFLIGNNQPGAGAVSGSGGTGESGEIPAFGLSRDATLELSTSLAFGPVEVHLVNHAVAGEWTGRNIFVRFPGRTDEVVVLSAHIDGHGLAESAMDNGAGLATVLEVARRLGPRAADSERGLLLALFTFEEWALTGSAEYVASLNEAGRRRIRCNVNVDTPVGFPRLFGLTAGDPLILGLLRRASQIGGTPVHPVYAHTTNSDHANFLAAGIPAVRLIGGYNDESADSRLLLTAADTRHRVEPLDLKHGAIVTALVTLTAMQD; from the coding sequence ATGACCGACATCCGCGACATCATCGGAGACATCTGGCTGAGCCGGGATCTCCCCGCCGACCTCGCCGCCATCTGCGACACGGGTGGCCGGGTGGCCGGCACCGCGAGCGAGGCCGCGGCGCAGCAGTACCTGGAGAGCCGCGCGCGCGAGCTGGGCGGCGAGTACGCCGAGCAGACCTTCACGGTGTCGGGTCTGCGCAGCGAGGGCCACACGGTGCGCGTGAGCGCGACCGGGCGGGAGTTGGAGAGCTACCCGCTGCTGAACTGCGCGCCGGTCGATGCCACCGTCCCCGTCATCGACCTCGGCCGCGGAACACCGGCCGACTTCGAAGGTGCACGCGAGCTCATCCCCGGTCACGCGGTGCTCGTGCGTCACGAGTTCCCCTTCTCGACCAACCACGTGCACCGCAGCGTGAAGCTCGCGCTGGCTCGCGAGTACGGGGCGACGGCGTTCCTCATCGGCAACAACCAGCCCGGCGCGGGCGCGGTGAGCGGGTCCGGCGGCACGGGCGAGTCCGGCGAGATCCCCGCGTTCGGCCTCAGCCGCGACGCGACCCTGGAGCTTTCCACCTCGCTGGCGTTCGGTCCGGTCGAGGTGCACCTGGTCAACCACGCGGTCGCCGGAGAGTGGACCGGGCGGAACATCTTCGTGCGCTTCCCCGGCCGCACGGACGAGGTCGTGGTGCTCAGCGCGCACATCGACGGCCACGGACTGGCCGAAAGCGCGATGGACAACGGCGCCGGGCTGGCGACCGTCCTGGAGGTCGCGCGCCGACTGGGCCCGCGAGCTGCCGACAGCGAGCGCGGGCTGCTGCTGGCGCTGTTCACCTTCGAGGAGTGGGCCCTGACGGGCTCCGCCGAGTACGTCGCATCGCTGAACGAGGCCGGTCGGCGCCGGATCCGCTGCAACGTGAACGTCGACACCCCCGTCGGCTTCCCGCGCCTGTTCGGGCTGACCGCCGGCGATCCGCTGATCCTCGGCCTGCTGCGCCGCGCCAGCCAGATCGGCGGCACCCCCGTGCACCCGGTGTACGCCCATACGACCAACTCCGACCACGCGAACTTCCTCGCCGCGGGCATCCCCGCCGTCCGCCTCATCGGCGGCTACAACGACGAGTCCGCCGACAGCCGGCTGCTGCTCACCGCGGCAGACACGCGCCACCGGGTCGAGCCGCTGGACCTCAAGCACGGGGCCATCGTGACGGCGCTGGTGACCCTGACGGCGATGCAGGACTGA
- a CDS encoding AI-2E family transporter has protein sequence MGLFRNDPTTVRFESRDVELKATRAPWSLWADGFGKLGIRAIQIIVVVAVAGGIVFAIGQLTLVTIPLVIALILACAFNPVMHWMRQRGVPSVLATVITMLAIVVILGLLSWLIVWAVRDQWDELYAQAEDGFQKLVSWVQTLPFDFVQPDQIDEWVNALTDFVTSAQFGSGALAGVGAVANFVTGFVLLVTILFFFLKDGPQMWEFLLRPFRGENYLRARRIGDKTVGVLGSYVRGTATVAAVDAIGILIGLLVLQVPLAIPLAVLVFLLAFIPIVGATVAGILAALVALVSNGWVNALFVLGVVVLVNQLEGNFLQPVLMGRSMKLHAFVILVALTVGTVLGGIVGAVLAVPIAAAVWGVIQVWDGPDLPARWARPKHSIEA, from the coding sequence ATGGGACTGTTCCGGAACGACCCCACGACCGTCCGCTTCGAGTCGCGCGACGTCGAGCTGAAGGCGACCAGAGCACCGTGGAGCCTGTGGGCGGACGGGTTCGGCAAGCTCGGCATCCGGGCGATCCAGATCATCGTCGTGGTCGCGGTGGCCGGCGGGATCGTCTTCGCGATCGGTCAGCTCACGCTCGTGACCATCCCGCTCGTCATCGCCCTGATCCTCGCGTGCGCGTTCAACCCGGTGATGCACTGGATGCGGCAGCGCGGCGTCCCCTCCGTGCTGGCCACCGTCATCACGATGCTCGCGATCGTCGTCATCCTCGGCCTGCTGAGCTGGCTCATCGTCTGGGCCGTGCGCGATCAGTGGGACGAACTGTACGCGCAGGCCGAGGACGGCTTCCAGAAGCTGGTCTCCTGGGTGCAGACCCTCCCCTTCGATTTCGTGCAGCCGGACCAGATCGACGAGTGGGTCAACGCCCTCACCGATTTCGTCACCAGCGCGCAGTTCGGGTCGGGCGCCCTGGCGGGCGTCGGCGCCGTCGCGAACTTCGTCACCGGGTTCGTCCTGCTCGTGACGATCCTGTTCTTCTTCCTCAAGGACGGCCCGCAGATGTGGGAGTTCCTGCTGCGGCCGTTCCGCGGCGAGAACTACCTGCGCGCACGCCGGATCGGCGACAAGACCGTGGGCGTGCTGGGCTCCTATGTGCGCGGCACCGCGACCGTCGCCGCCGTGGACGCCATCGGCATCCTGATCGGTCTGCTGGTCCTGCAGGTGCCGCTGGCCATCCCGCTGGCCGTCCTGGTCTTCCTGCTCGCATTCATCCCGATCGTCGGCGCGACGGTGGCCGGCATCCTCGCCGCCCTGGTGGCACTCGTGTCGAACGGGTGGGTCAACGCGCTGTTCGTCCTCGGCGTCGTGGTGCTCGTCAACCAGCTCGAGGGCAACTTCCTGCAGCCGGTGCTGATGGGCCGGTCCATGAAGCTGCACGCGTTCGTCATCCTGGTCGCGTTGACCGTGGGCACGGTGCTCGGTGGGATCGTGGGGGCCGTGCTGGCCGTTCCGATCGCCGCCGCCGTCTGGGGCGTCATCCAGGTGTGGGACGGACCGGATCTTCCGGCGCGCTGGGCCCGCCCGAAGCATTCGATCGAGGCGTAG
- a CDS encoding ATP-dependent DNA ligase: protein MPYEIPAPMLAKSVPEVPDQDTVAGGLSYEPKWDGFRGLVSWDGETVEIGSRGAKPLTRYFPELVEAFARLLPEPCLIDGEVVVPKGPAGAQRLDWESLTQRIHPAASRVQMLAETTPAMFIAFDLLARGDRDLQSAPFQTRRAELVELLTGLPHPIHVTRTTTDAATARRWLSEFEGAGLDGVVAKPLAQPYAPNKRTMFKIKHARSADVVALGYRVHKSGEGVGSLLVGLYTDEGQLHNVGAVSAWSNQRRLELIDELAPLVETDADGEALTGEGEKSRFSAAGRDSSFVRLRPERVLEVRYDQLEGRRFRHTVQFDRWRPDRDPRSCTFEQLESVSAYDVGAVLE from the coding sequence ATGCCGTACGAGATTCCCGCGCCGATGCTCGCCAAATCCGTCCCGGAGGTTCCTGATCAGGACACTGTTGCGGGCGGCCTGAGCTACGAGCCGAAGTGGGACGGCTTCCGCGGGTTGGTCTCCTGGGACGGGGAGACCGTGGAGATCGGCTCCCGCGGCGCCAAGCCCCTGACCCGGTACTTTCCGGAACTGGTGGAGGCGTTCGCTCGCCTGCTTCCCGAGCCCTGCCTGATCGACGGCGAGGTGGTGGTGCCGAAGGGACCGGCCGGTGCCCAGCGGCTGGACTGGGAGTCGCTGACCCAGCGCATCCACCCCGCGGCATCCCGCGTCCAGATGCTCGCCGAGACCACACCGGCGATGTTCATCGCGTTCGATCTGCTGGCACGGGGAGACCGCGACCTGCAGTCCGCCCCGTTCCAGACCCGCCGCGCGGAGCTGGTGGAGCTTCTGACGGGTTTGCCGCACCCGATCCATGTGACGCGCACGACAACGGATGCCGCGACCGCCCGTCGCTGGCTCAGCGAGTTCGAGGGCGCCGGGCTCGACGGCGTGGTCGCGAAGCCGCTCGCCCAGCCGTACGCGCCCAACAAGCGGACGATGTTCAAGATCAAGCACGCGCGGAGCGCGGATGTCGTCGCGCTGGGGTACCGCGTCCACAAGTCCGGAGAGGGCGTCGGATCGCTGCTGGTCGGGCTGTACACGGACGAAGGGCAGCTGCACAACGTCGGCGCGGTCTCGGCCTGGAGCAACCAGCGCCGGCTCGAGCTGATCGACGAACTGGCGCCGCTGGTGGAGACGGATGCGGACGGCGAGGCGCTCACCGGCGAAGGCGAGAAGTCACGGTTCTCGGCCGCCGGCCGCGATTCGTCCTTCGTCCGGCTGCGGCCGGAGCGGGTGCTGGAGGTGCGCTACGACCAGCTGGAGGGGCGGCGCTTCCGGCACACCGTGCAGTTCGACCGGTGGCGTCCTGACCGTGACCCGCGCTCATGCACGTTCGAGCAGCTGGAGTCGGTATCGGCGTACGACGTGGGGGCCGTCCTGGAGTGA